CGCTGACGGTTGCGCCGGGGCCGATGACCGAGGCTAAAGCCAGCCCGTGGTGGCGAGTGCCTGCGCCGGTGCTCAAACATTTGGCAGAGCAGTCACCGCAAACCCTGATCGACAACCTGCTCCAACGGCTCGAAGAACAGCGCCCGGACCTGTACACCGCCTTCCCGCCGGCGACCTTGCGGCACAAGGTCGCCTACTTTGCGCGGGGTGCGGATATCAGCGATGACGCACTGGCCAGCGCCCTGGCGTCAGACTCGGCTTGAGCCCAAGGCCTGCTGCAAGTCGTCGATCAGGTCTTCAATCGCCTCGATGCCCACAGAGAGGCGGATCATCTCCGGCTTCACACCGGCCTTGGCCTGTTCTTGCTCGTTCATCTGCCGATGGGTGGTGGAGGCAGGGTGGCAGGCCAGGGATTTGGCGTCACCGATGTTGACCAGGCGCTTGAAGATTTGCAGCGAGTCGTAGAAGCGCACGCCGGCATCGAAGCCGCCCTTCAAGCCGAAAGACAGGATCGCCGACGGTTTGCCTTGCATGTATTTTTGCGCCAGGGCGTGGTGCGGGTGATCGGGTAGCCCGGCATAGCTGACCCATTCCACTGCCGCATGGCCTTGTAGGAACTGCGCGACCTTCAGGGCGTTTTCGGTGTGGCGCTCCATGCGCAGAGCCAGGGTTTCCAGGCCTTGCAGCAGCAAAAACGCATTCATCGGCGCCAGCGCCGCGCCGGTATTGCGCAGCGGCACAGTGCGGGCGCGGGCGATAAAGGCCGCTGGACCGAATTTTTCGGTATAGATCACGCCGTGATAGGCCGGCTCGGGGTTGTTGAGGCCGGGGAATTTTTCCGGATATTGGGTCCAGGGGAAGGTGCCGCTGTCGACGATCACGCCGCCCAGGGAGTTGCCATGGCCGCCAATGTATTTAGTGATTGAGTGCACAACGATGTCGGCGCCGAATTGGATCGGCTTACACAGGATCGGCGTGGCCACGGTGTTATCCACCACCAGTGGCACGCCACGGGCATGGGCGACGTCTGCCAGTGCCTGGATGTCGATGATATTGCCCGCCGGGTTGCCGATGCTTTCGCAGTACACCAGCTTGGTGTTGTCGTCGATCAGCTCGGCGATGGCTTGGGCAGAGTCGTCTCGGGCGAAGCGCACATCGACGCCAAAGCTCGGCAGCAGGTGGGCGAACAGGGTGTAGGTACCGCCGTAGAGCTGCGGGGTGGTGACGATATTGTCGCCGGCCCGGGTGAGGGTCTGGATCGCGTAGTGGATCGCGGCGCTGCCGGCCGACACCGCCAGCGCGGCGATACCGCCTTCGAGGGCGGCGAGGCGTTGCTCCAGCACATCGTTGGTGGGGTTCATGATCCGCGTGTAGATGTTGCCGGGCACATCCAGGTTGAACAGGTCGGCGCCATGCTGGGCGTTATCGAATTCGAAGGCGACATTCTGGTAGATCGGCACAGCGACGGCCTTGGTGGTGGGGTCCGACTTAAAGCCATGGTGCAGCGCGATGGTGGCGTCTTTCATGATTGTTATTGACCTCCCTGGAGAATGGATCGCCACAATAAGTCCACCGTGATACGGCCGTTTAGATTTTTTTTGGCCTGCCTCCTGTATTTACGGCATAAGCACCGCCCGACACGCAGCCCTGCACCTTTGCCCGTGTAGAAGGTAAACTTCGCCCCCTGCGCAGGAGCAACCATGAATTATCGTCACGCCTTTCACGCCGGCAACCACGCCGATGTCTTCAAACACCTGACCTTGACCCGCCTCATTGCCCTGATGTCGCGCAAGGAACAGCCGTTCGCCTACCTCGATACCCATGCCGGGATCGGTCTGTATGACCTGCAGGGCGACCAGGCCAACCGCACGGGTGAATACCTGGAAGGCATCGCGCGTCTGTGGGGCGAGGACGACCTGCCGTCACTGACCGCCGACTACATGCGCGTGCTGCAAGAGATGAACCCGGATGGCCAGTTGCGTTACTACCCGGGCTCGCCGGAACTGGCACGGCGCCTTACGCGCCCGCAGGATCGGGTTTTGCTCAATGAGAAACACCCCGAAGACGGCGTGCTGCTCAAGGACAACATGAAAGGTGATCGCCGCGTCAAAGTGCACCTGGGCGAAGGCTGGCATGTACCGCGCGCCTTGTTGCCGGTGCCGGAAAAACGCGCATTGATGCTCATCGACCCGCCCTTCGAGAAACTCGATGAGATGCAGCGGTGCGCTGCCTCCCTCAAGGAAGCGGTCAGCCGCATGCGCCAGACCGTCGCGGCCATCTGGTACCCGGTGAAGGACCAGCGCATGCTGCGTCGCTTCTACCAGGACCTGGCCGGCACTGGCGCGCCGAAGCTGTTGCGCGTGGAATTGCTGGTGCATCCCCTGGACACGCCCAACACCCTGACCGGCTCGGGCCTGGCGATTGCCAACCCGCCGTGGGGCTTGGAAGAGGAATTGCGCGAGCTGCTGCCGTGGCTGTCCAAGAAACTTGGCCAGACCCAGGGTGGGTGGCAGATGGATTGGCTGATCGCTGAGTAACCTGCTCTAAAGCCAGGCACAGGACCCAATGTGGGAGGGCGCCCCTCCCACATGTTGATCTGTGTTGGCCTTTAGATCGGGCAGGTCACGCCGGTGCCGCCGATCCCGCAATACCCCTGCGGATTCTTCGCCAGGTACTGCTGGTGGTACGCCTCGGCGAAGTACACCGTTGGGGCTTCGTCGATTTCGGTGGTGATTTCACCCAGGCCGGCCTTGCTCAGTTCTTGCTGATACGCCTCGGCACTGGCCTTCGCCGCCGCCAGTTGTTCCGGGGTGGTCGCATAAATCACCGAGCGGTACTGGCTGCCGATATCGTTGCCCTGGCGCATGCCCTGGGTCGGGTTGTGCAATTCCCAGAACATCTTCAGCAGGTCTTCGTATTTCACTTTGGCCTGGTCATACACCACCAGCACCACTTCGCTGTGGCCGGTCAGGCCGGAGCAGACTTCTTCGTAGGTCGGGTTCGGCGTGAAGCCGCCGGCGTAACCCACCACGGTGCTGACCACGCCATCGCGCTGCCAGAACTTGCGTTCCGCACCCCAGAAACATCCCAGGCCGAAGATCGCAAAACCGACATCGTCAATGAACGGGCCGAGCAGTGGGTTGCCGTTGACGAAGTGTGTCTCGGGCAGGTTCATCGGGGTTTCACGGCCAGGCAACGCTTGTTCTTGAGTAGGCAGCACGTTTTTGTTCACCAGAATTTCCGAGCGCAAGACCATGATCAGTCCTCTCGTCAGGTTGAGTTAGCGGTAAGGATTCAGACAGCCAGTGTGCCCGAGTGTTACAGCGCTGTCAGGCGATTGGCCCGCGCGGGTAGCGTTTGAGCATCGTCAACAGCTCTGCGCCGGGGATTGGCCGGTCGAACAGGTAGCCCTGGCCCACGTCGCAGCGGTGCCGTCGCAGGAACGCCAGTTGCTCGGCGGTCTCGATGCCTTCGGCCACAACCTTGAGCTTGAGGTTGTGGGCCATGGCGATCACGGCCGAGGTGATTTCCATGTCGTCCTGGTTGTCCGGGATCTCGTGGATAAAGCTGCGATCGATCTTGATGATGTCGATGGGGAATTTTTTCAAGTAGCTCAGCGATGAGTAACCGGTACCGAAATCGTCCATGGCCAGGGTCAGGCCGAAGCTCTTGAGTTGGTCCAGTTGCAGGCGTGTGTCCTCGGTGGCTTCCAGCAGCAGGCCTTCGGTGAGTTCCAGTTCCAGCAGGTTGGCGGGCAGGTCTTCTTCCTTGAGGATGGCGGCAATCGAGGCCACCAGGTCCGGGTCGGAGAACTGCTTGGGCGACAGGTTGATTGCCACCTGCAGGTTGCCCATGCCGGCGGCGCTCAGACGCTTGCTCATGCGGCAGGCCTGGCGCGCGATCCATTTGCCGATGGGGATGATCAAGCCGGTCTCTTCGGCCACGCTGATGAACTGGTCAGGACGGATCATGCCCTTTTCCGGATGGTTCCAGCG
This region of Pseudomonas asgharzadehiana genomic DNA includes:
- a CDS encoding O-acetylhomoserine aminocarboxypropyltransferase/cysteine synthase family protein, whose translation is MKDATIALHHGFKSDPTTKAVAVPIYQNVAFEFDNAQHGADLFNLDVPGNIYTRIMNPTNDVLEQRLAALEGGIAALAVSAGSAAIHYAIQTLTRAGDNIVTTPQLYGGTYTLFAHLLPSFGVDVRFARDDSAQAIAELIDDNTKLVYCESIGNPAGNIIDIQALADVAHARGVPLVVDNTVATPILCKPIQFGADIVVHSITKYIGGHGNSLGGVIVDSGTFPWTQYPEKFPGLNNPEPAYHGVIYTEKFGPAAFIARARTVPLRNTGAALAPMNAFLLLQGLETLALRMERHTENALKVAQFLQGHAAVEWVSYAGLPDHPHHALAQKYMQGKPSAILSFGLKGGFDAGVRFYDSLQIFKRLVNIGDAKSLACHPASTTHRQMNEQEQAKAGVKPEMIRLSVGIEAIEDLIDDLQQALGSSRV
- a CDS encoding 23S rRNA (adenine(2030)-N(6))-methyltransferase RlmJ, translating into MNYRHAFHAGNHADVFKHLTLTRLIALMSRKEQPFAYLDTHAGIGLYDLQGDQANRTGEYLEGIARLWGEDDLPSLTADYMRVLQEMNPDGQLRYYPGSPELARRLTRPQDRVLLNEKHPEDGVLLKDNMKGDRRVKVHLGEGWHVPRALLPVPEKRALMLIDPPFEKLDEMQRCAASLKEAVSRMRQTVAAIWYPVKDQRMLRRFYQDLAGTGAPKLLRVELLVHPLDTPNTLTGSGLAIANPPWGLEEELRELLPWLSKKLGQTQGGWQMDWLIAE
- the msrA gene encoding peptide-methionine (S)-S-oxide reductase MsrA, which gives rise to MVLRSEILVNKNVLPTQEQALPGRETPMNLPETHFVNGNPLLGPFIDDVGFAIFGLGCFWGAERKFWQRDGVVSTVVGYAGGFTPNPTYEEVCSGLTGHSEVVLVVYDQAKVKYEDLLKMFWELHNPTQGMRQGNDIGSQYRSVIYATTPEQLAAAKASAEAYQQELSKAGLGEITTEIDEAPTVYFAEAYHQQYLAKNPQGYCGIGGTGVTCPI